The following coding sequences lie in one Cupriavidus sp. WKF15 genomic window:
- a CDS encoding glycosyltransferase family 4 protein, whose amino-acid sequence MKALFTTYPMAFHTPGGGEIQLLAYQRNLPRFGINVTLFDPWNPRFLDHELVHFFSCVGGSVHYCNFVRQLGLPLVVSSSLWVTEETAHLYPMAEIAHQFSLADRVIANSEIECDTLARVFDQPRERFVSVLNGVEPMFYEEVSPDLFREHFDIGGAFVLNVGNIEPRKNQLSLVRAMKAFPERKLVLIGHQRDPAYARQCLEEGGNQVAYLGPLPHDSLLLRSAYVACDVFCLPSTLETPGLAALEAYAAGCRIAVTQVGSTFEYFGDDVAYLDPNDTQSIVRALLAAIGGSLGYSQHTATRDFRWSAVLEPMATIYSSVIKK is encoded by the coding sequence ATGAAGGCACTATTTACGACCTATCCAATGGCATTCCACACTCCTGGCGGTGGGGAAATCCAGTTGCTGGCATACCAACGCAACCTTCCGCGCTTTGGTATCAACGTCACGTTGTTTGACCCCTGGAATCCACGCTTCCTCGATCACGAACTGGTTCATTTCTTTTCGTGTGTGGGCGGGTCCGTCCATTACTGCAATTTTGTCCGGCAACTGGGCTTGCCGCTGGTCGTGTCCTCCAGCTTGTGGGTTACCGAAGAGACCGCACACCTGTATCCGATGGCCGAGATCGCACACCAGTTTTCGTTGGCCGATCGTGTCATCGCGAACTCCGAGATTGAATGCGACACGCTCGCGCGCGTATTCGACCAGCCCCGCGAACGCTTTGTCTCTGTGCTCAACGGTGTAGAGCCGATGTTCTATGAGGAGGTTTCGCCTGATCTGTTCCGCGAGCATTTCGACATTGGCGGTGCCTTTGTGCTCAATGTAGGGAATATTGAGCCGCGCAAGAACCAGCTTTCGCTGGTGCGGGCGATGAAAGCTTTCCCGGAGCGCAAGCTCGTTCTGATTGGCCATCAGCGCGATCCGGCCTACGCTCGCCAATGCCTGGAGGAAGGCGGCAACCAGGTGGCCTATTTAGGCCCCCTCCCACATGATTCCCTGCTGTTGCGCTCGGCCTATGTGGCATGTGATGTGTTCTGCCTGCCAAGTACGCTTGAAACACCTGGCCTGGCTGCCCTGGAGGCCTACGCAGCGGGCTGCCGTATTGCTGTGACCCAAGTTGGGTCGACATTTGAGTATTTCGGCGACGACGTGGCCTATCTGGATCCGAACGATACCCAGAGTATCGTTCGGGCGCTCCTCGCCGCCATCGGCGGTTCACTCGGATACAGCCAGCATACCGCAACGCGGGACTTTCGCTGGTCTGCTGTGCTCGAACCCATGGCGACAATCTATAGCTCTGTGATCAAGAAATGA
- a CDS encoding glycosyltransferase, with amino-acid sequence MTPAFSPRRAGAGGAAARPLRVLHIYRTYFPDPPGGLQEAIRQIALSCSERGIESRIFTMSPTPEPQLVSLPEGQVVRARSWAAPASCDLGGPHSLLRFRELERWADVLHFHFPWPFGDVLRMLGRRNKPAVMTYHSDIVRQRYLGMLYRPLMRRMLDSMDAVVATSPTYARTSPVLGAMVKKGLLHSIPLGIGDYANTTPTSNDAALLERFGIDDDCAGAPVFLALGVLRYYKGLHTLIEAARDVPARIVIAGSGPEMERLKALAVQHRAERVVFAGQVSDAEKIALLRRCRALVLPSHLRSEAFGMVLVEAAMFGKPMVCCEVGSGTSFVNEHGVTGLVVPPEAPVELAAALRRLLADSESAAKMGEAARERYLRLFSGAALGKAYDDLYRKVAQTRYVAHRFTDASGAEGSC; translated from the coding sequence ATGACGCCTGCTTTTTCCCCCCGACGTGCTGGCGCTGGTGGCGCAGCAGCAAGGCCGCTTCGCGTGCTGCACATCTATCGCACTTATTTTCCGGATCCTCCGGGCGGCCTTCAGGAGGCTATCCGGCAAATCGCCCTGTCCTGCTCGGAACGGGGAATCGAATCGCGAATTTTCACCATGTCGCCGACACCGGAGCCGCAATTGGTGAGCTTGCCTGAGGGGCAAGTGGTTCGTGCCAGGTCGTGGGCAGCACCGGCTTCCTGCGATCTCGGTGGGCCCCACTCCCTACTTCGTTTTCGCGAGCTCGAGCGTTGGGCCGATGTGCTTCACTTTCACTTTCCCTGGCCGTTCGGCGACGTGCTGCGCATGCTGGGCCGAAGGAACAAGCCGGCGGTGATGACCTATCATTCAGATATCGTCCGCCAGCGGTACCTGGGGATGCTATACAGGCCGCTAATGCGACGAATGCTCGACTCGATGGACGCGGTCGTCGCGACGTCCCCCACATATGCACGCACGAGCCCTGTGCTCGGGGCGATGGTGAAAAAGGGGCTGCTGCATTCGATTCCGCTTGGTATCGGGGATTATGCAAATACGACGCCCACATCGAACGACGCGGCGTTGCTTGAGCGCTTTGGAATTGATGACGATTGCGCCGGCGCCCCGGTTTTCCTGGCGCTGGGGGTGCTTCGCTACTACAAGGGCCTTCACACGCTAATAGAAGCCGCACGCGATGTGCCGGCAAGGATAGTGATCGCAGGATCCGGCCCCGAAATGGAACGCCTGAAGGCGCTGGCGGTGCAGCATCGCGCCGAGCGGGTTGTATTTGCCGGACAGGTTTCCGACGCGGAGAAGATCGCACTATTGCGCCGTTGCCGTGCACTCGTGCTGCCATCGCATCTTCGATCAGAAGCTTTCGGCATGGTACTAGTTGAAGCTGCGATGTTCGGAAAGCCAATGGTTTGTTGCGAGGTAGGAAGTGGCACATCGTTCGTGAATGAGCATGGCGTGACCGGCCTTGTGGTTCCGCCGGAGGCACCCGTTGAACTTGCCGCGGCGCTGCGCCGGTTGCTGGCTGATTCGGAATCCGCCGCGAAGATGGGCGAGGCCGCGCGCGAACGATATTTGCGCTTGTTTTCAGGCGCGGCGCTTGGCAAGGCTTATGACGATCTATATCGGAAGGTCGCTCAGACGCGTTACGTCGCGCACAGGTTCACTGATGCAAGCGGGGCAGAGGGCTCATGTTGA